A single genomic interval of Aureliella helgolandensis harbors:
- a CDS encoding alpha/beta hydrolase — MVNWIVSACYTLSLGLASVAVAQEQVERQSAESTASSTPTLVEALLFQPAKFPQGNWTPRGLEFTDEELYSADGTKLHGWYCPCPNPRANILLLHGNAGHVASRAAWLKHLQAELRVSTFILDYRGYGKSEGVATVAGALADARAAQQRLCELANIPASEILIMGDSLGGAFAIHLAAETAPRGLILQSTFTSLREIAEIHFPQYSWVVPVDQLDSLEKLANYHGPLLQSHGTADRTIPISNGHRLFQAAQKQAPTVPRSWIAVRGAGHNNWMSPDYLAKLDEFVEQVHQAAH; from the coding sequence ATGGTGAACTGGATTGTAAGTGCGTGCTATACACTGTCCCTTGGTCTCGCTTCGGTCGCTGTGGCACAGGAGCAGGTCGAGCGACAGTCGGCAGAGTCGACCGCCTCCAGCACTCCAACACTTGTCGAAGCTCTCCTCTTCCAACCCGCTAAATTTCCGCAGGGAAATTGGACTCCCCGTGGATTAGAATTCACCGACGAAGAGCTCTACTCCGCCGATGGAACCAAGCTGCATGGTTGGTATTGCCCCTGCCCCAATCCACGGGCCAACATCTTGCTACTTCACGGGAATGCTGGTCACGTGGCCTCCCGCGCGGCCTGGCTTAAGCACTTGCAAGCTGAATTGCGAGTTTCAACGTTTATTCTTGACTATCGCGGATATGGCAAGAGTGAGGGCGTGGCCACCGTTGCTGGAGCCTTGGCAGACGCGCGCGCCGCGCAGCAACGGCTTTGCGAACTCGCTAACATTCCCGCTTCTGAAATCTTGATAATGGGTGACTCCCTGGGCGGGGCATTCGCCATCCATTTGGCCGCTGAAACCGCGCCTCGAGGGCTGATTCTTCAAAGTACCTTTACCTCGTTGCGCGAGATTGCTGAGATCCATTTCCCCCAATACTCATGGGTCGTCCCAGTCGATCAACTGGATTCACTCGAAAAACTTGCAAACTACCACGGACCACTGTTGCAGAGCCACGGAACCGCCGATCGGACCATTCCAATCTCCAATGGGCATCGACTGTTTCAAGCTGCCCAGAAGCAGGCACCGACCGTACCCAGAAGCTGGATTGCGGTGCGAGGAGCGGGCCATAACAACTGGATGAGCCCAGATTACTTAGCGAAGCTCGATGAGTTCGTTGAGCAAGTTCACCAGGCTGCTCACTAG
- a CDS encoding ATP-binding response regulator, which translates to MPMILVADDSELDRMVIQEMLKKEPLDWLVEVVGSAEEAIALMREMAFDLVVTDVLMPGMSGIDLLNHVHRQPCRVPVIVISGQDDKSSAVEALRQGAASYVPKSELGSRLGETVKQVLDAARSEQGYQNLIGCANEMRYQFTFENDSNLIQPFIRLMQQMAGGMGLLCPEALTRFGIAIDEAMVNAMCHGNLELSQDEMVEVRSQLHTGARIEVMEQRRQSPEFVDRRLHVAAGLSKEGIKVTIRDDGGGFPVSDAQHSGAHRGITIIENLVDKASYNSSGNELTLVKLREVSKSRQAAKQPA; encoded by the coding sequence ATGCCCATGATTCTGGTAGCAGACGATTCAGAGCTGGACAGGATGGTTATCCAAGAGATGCTCAAGAAAGAGCCGCTCGACTGGCTGGTGGAAGTTGTGGGGTCGGCGGAAGAGGCGATTGCCTTGATGCGTGAAATGGCGTTTGATCTCGTCGTGACCGACGTGCTGATGCCTGGGATGTCAGGAATTGATCTACTCAATCATGTGCATCGCCAACCCTGTCGAGTGCCCGTGATTGTTATCTCCGGGCAGGATGACAAATCCTCCGCAGTCGAAGCCTTACGGCAAGGTGCGGCTAGCTACGTTCCCAAAAGCGAGCTCGGTTCTCGACTGGGGGAAACGGTAAAGCAGGTCCTGGACGCGGCTCGTTCGGAACAGGGGTATCAAAATCTTATTGGATGTGCCAATGAGATGCGGTACCAATTCACGTTTGAGAACGATTCCAATTTAATTCAGCCGTTTATCCGATTGATGCAACAAATGGCTGGAGGCATGGGATTGCTTTGTCCCGAGGCGCTAACACGCTTCGGCATTGCAATCGACGAAGCCATGGTAAACGCGATGTGTCACGGAAATTTGGAACTCAGCCAGGATGAAATGGTGGAGGTGCGAAGTCAGTTGCACACAGGCGCGCGAATTGAAGTCATGGAGCAGCGGCGGCAGTCCCCGGAGTTCGTCGATCGCCGATTGCATGTCGCGGCCGGACTTTCCAAAGAGGGGATCAAAGTAACGATTCGCGACGACGGGGGCGGGTTTCCCGTATCCGATGCACAGCATTCGGGGGCCCATCGTGGCATTACTATCATCGAAAACTTAGTCGACAAGGCGAGCTACAACTCGAGTGGCAACGAATTGACTTTAGTCAAGTTGCGTGAAGTGTCGAAGTCAAGGCAGGCGGCGAAGCAACCTGCTTGA
- the rnhA gene encoding ribonuclease HI encodes MSKPDTSPNPTKLREVELYTDGACSGNPGPGGWAFVLRDKKTRKELTGSGGERDSTNNRMELQAVIEGLKALKKSCRVHLHSDSNYVLQGLQSWMAGWKKKGWVRMEGGKRKPVANVELWQELDRLIPLHSLSYHHVKGHSGHPENERCDVMAVEASQKFR; translated from the coding sequence TTGAGTAAACCAGACACCTCCCCCAATCCAACTAAACTTCGCGAAGTGGAGTTGTATACGGACGGTGCCTGCAGCGGGAACCCTGGACCAGGTGGATGGGCTTTCGTCTTGCGCGATAAGAAAACACGCAAGGAACTCACCGGCTCAGGAGGTGAACGCGATTCCACCAACAATCGCATGGAGTTGCAAGCAGTGATCGAGGGACTCAAGGCGCTCAAAAAGAGCTGCCGAGTACACCTTCACTCCGACAGCAACTACGTCCTGCAAGGTCTCCAGAGCTGGATGGCTGGTTGGAAAAAGAAGGGGTGGGTCCGTATGGAAGGGGGCAAGCGTAAACCGGTGGCCAATGTCGAGCTTTGGCAGGAGCTGGATCGTTTGATCCCTCTACACAGCCTGTCGTACCACCACGTCAAAGGACACAGTGGTCATCCAGAGAACGAACGCTGCGACGTCATGGCTGTGGAAGCCAGCCAAAAATTCCGCTGA
- a CDS encoding trans-sulfuration enzyme family protein, which translates to MKFRTRAIHVGNAPDPQTGAVVQPIHPATTFVQPGAGEWGAFDYSRSGNPTRSAVQETLASLEGGCGALAFASGMAATHCATMLLSAGDHLLAGMDIYGGSYRLFHKICKASNIEVTLVDLQDPQAISREVRPNTKMLWLESIGNPCMSIPDLPTITQIAHQHQLLVGVDNTFATPVLLRPLELGVDIVMHSGTKYLGGHSDCLAGVLAVQSPELLQRLYYIQNATGAVLSPFESFLLARGIKTLDLRVRESSRSALQIAEYLEKHPMVRSVLYPGLPSHPDHLRAQQLLDGGFGGMITFEAIGDFETTKQIVKSTQLFHLAVSLGAAESLIEQPASMSHASYDAAARQQAGITDGLIRISVGLEDPQDLIEDLDQALRSS; encoded by the coding sequence ATGAAATTTCGCACCCGCGCCATCCACGTCGGCAATGCCCCCGACCCTCAAACCGGAGCGGTCGTGCAACCCATCCATCCGGCGACGACATTCGTCCAACCTGGGGCAGGGGAGTGGGGCGCGTTCGACTACTCGCGCAGTGGCAACCCTACTCGATCCGCTGTGCAAGAAACTCTAGCATCCCTGGAAGGGGGCTGTGGTGCACTCGCCTTTGCTTCAGGTATGGCCGCCACGCATTGCGCCACGATGCTACTCTCCGCAGGAGACCACCTCCTGGCTGGAATGGACATCTATGGCGGCAGCTACCGCTTGTTCCACAAGATTTGCAAAGCATCCAACATCGAAGTTACTCTCGTCGATCTTCAAGACCCCCAGGCGATCTCCAGAGAGGTGCGTCCCAACACCAAAATGCTGTGGTTGGAGAGCATTGGAAATCCCTGCATGTCCATCCCCGACCTGCCGACGATCACCCAGATCGCACATCAGCACCAACTGCTGGTCGGAGTCGATAACACCTTTGCCACCCCGGTGCTACTCCGGCCACTAGAACTGGGCGTCGACATCGTCATGCATTCGGGCACCAAGTACCTAGGCGGCCATAGCGACTGCTTGGCGGGAGTGTTGGCCGTCCAGTCACCGGAACTGCTCCAACGACTGTATTACATTCAGAATGCCACGGGCGCTGTCCTCTCTCCCTTTGAGTCCTTCCTGCTCGCGCGGGGAATCAAGACGCTAGACCTGCGAGTCCGCGAGTCGAGCCGCTCGGCTCTTCAAATTGCTGAATACCTCGAAAAACATCCAATGGTCCGTTCCGTTCTTTACCCAGGCCTGCCCTCCCACCCAGACCACTTGCGCGCCCAACAGTTGCTTGACGGCGGCTTTGGAGGAATGATTACCTTTGAGGCCATCGGTGACTTTGAAACCACCAAGCAGATTGTCAAGTCGACACAACTCTTCCACTTGGCGGTAAGCCTCGGTGCAGCGGAGTCACTGATTGAGCAACCGGCCTCCATGTCCCACGCCAGCTACGATGCTGCAGCGCGACAACAGGCAGGGATCACGGATGGTCTGATTCGCATCTCAGTAGGGCTTGAAGATCCGCAAGATTTGATCGAAGATCTCGACCAAGCGCTGCGTTCTAGCTAA
- a CDS encoding trans-sulfuration enzyme family protein — translation MANTTPKPSNSTTIPASPAAPLASKITKLEQHAGSSTISVHGGEARCKPSDAITDSIVCASTYTFEDTDTIIRFIENNEQREEYGRYGNPNERVVERKLAALDGAEDAVIYSSGMSAMVGLLMAKLSAGDEIVFFDQCYHRSREFCFKHLSRFGVVTHQVPTGDYAAMEAAINERTKLLVSESPTNPHLTCIDMEQFVALGKSCEVETLIDATLATPFNVRPLQFGVDYVLHSATKYLGGHNDLLAGVISGSKEQLESVRNLRGIMGGINSPHNMYLLQRGLKTFALRMQRHNENGQAIAEFLEEHPRIDRVYYPGLPSHPTHAIAKQTMQGFGGLITFLVKDADWRETASIVDRVKLARIGPSLGGVESLIEQPLVMSYFQQTPENRKKFGIPDNMIRLACGIENTQDLIDDLQQALER, via the coding sequence ATGGCCAACACCACCCCCAAGCCTTCCAACTCTACGACCATCCCTGCCAGTCCAGCCGCGCCGCTCGCGAGCAAAATCACGAAGCTTGAGCAACACGCCGGTAGCTCCACCATCAGCGTGCATGGTGGAGAAGCACGCTGCAAACCATCGGATGCCATCACCGACTCGATCGTGTGCGCTTCAACCTATACCTTTGAAGACACCGATACCATTATTCGCTTCATTGAAAACAATGAGCAGCGCGAAGAGTACGGTCGCTATGGCAACCCGAACGAACGCGTCGTTGAACGCAAGTTAGCCGCCCTCGACGGTGCGGAAGATGCCGTCATTTACTCAAGTGGCATGTCTGCCATGGTAGGGCTATTGATGGCCAAGCTGAGTGCGGGTGATGAGATTGTCTTCTTTGACCAGTGCTACCACCGCAGCCGCGAATTCTGCTTTAAACATCTATCACGTTTTGGAGTAGTGACACACCAAGTGCCAACTGGGGATTACGCAGCCATGGAAGCTGCCATCAACGAGCGCACCAAGCTGCTCGTCAGTGAATCTCCCACCAACCCGCACCTAACCTGCATCGATATGGAACAGTTCGTTGCACTTGGAAAATCCTGTGAGGTTGAAACGCTGATCGACGCCACGCTGGCAACTCCCTTCAACGTACGACCACTTCAATTCGGAGTCGACTACGTCCTGCACTCCGCCACCAAATACTTGGGGGGCCACAACGACCTGCTGGCTGGCGTCATTAGTGGCTCCAAGGAACAGCTGGAGTCGGTCCGCAATCTGCGCGGCATCATGGGCGGCATCAACTCACCGCACAACATGTACTTGCTCCAACGTGGGCTAAAAACCTTTGCCCTTCGCATGCAACGGCACAACGAAAACGGCCAAGCCATTGCAGAGTTTCTGGAAGAACACCCACGAATCGACCGCGTCTACTACCCCGGTCTTCCGAGTCATCCCACCCATGCAATTGCCAAGCAAACAATGCAGGGTTTCGGCGGTCTGATTACGTTCCTCGTCAAAGATGCCGACTGGCGTGAGACGGCGAGCATCGTGGATCGCGTTAAGCTTGCCCGTATTGGGCCAAGCCTAGGTGGTGTGGAATCGTTGATCGAACAACCGCTCGTGATGAGCTACTTCCAGCAAACACCGGAGAACCGCAAGAAGTTTGGCATTCCCGATAATATGATTCGCTTGGCTTGCGGCATTGAAAACACTCAAGACTTAATCGACGACCTTCAACAGGCTCTAGAGAGATGA
- a CDS encoding N,N-dimethylformamidase beta subunit family domain-containing protein, whose translation MPQPAFTTARCTLLLTASLGLTSLLSVFPASNCRAEQLQPTSPFLVGYANQVSYAPGEEVELRLSSSCPQVDLVVERVGAKREEVYRHSAIPCSPQPIPDRASSDGCNWTITHRLTVAQDWKSGYYEVSLHGRQPDQAAAAGSLFFIVRAAPSASQSKILLQLSTNTYNAYTNWGGHSLYGYHDRDGIQGHRVSFDRPIHSQFGKWELPFVQWAEANGYNLDYAANSDLEFHPEILENYQLILSVGHDEYWSAPMRDHLEAYIAGGGNVAFFSGNTCCWQVRSEDQGRALTSWKQSYNMDPLYRTGDHALLSTAWSHHLVDRPENSLTGVGFLWGGYQRSHGQFMDGPGAYTVHRPDHWLLEGTRLERGQSFGGNDTIVGYECDGCEMEWRDGLPFPTHRDGTPEGFTILGTCPARWAPGDSLWYDRFPADRIGASVLGTYTRGGTVVTCGSTDWAHGLAGNDPAVVRITRNALDRLSK comes from the coding sequence ATGCCACAACCTGCCTTCACTACCGCTCGATGTACCCTCCTGCTCACGGCCTCCCTGGGGCTGACAAGCCTGCTTTCAGTTTTCCCAGCCTCGAACTGTCGAGCCGAGCAACTCCAACCCACCAGCCCGTTTCTCGTAGGCTACGCCAATCAGGTGAGCTATGCCCCGGGAGAAGAGGTGGAATTGCGACTTTCATCGAGTTGCCCACAGGTGGATTTGGTTGTGGAACGCGTGGGAGCCAAACGCGAGGAAGTGTACCGGCACTCAGCCATTCCTTGCAGTCCACAGCCGATCCCCGATCGCGCGTCGTCCGACGGTTGCAATTGGACCATCACGCATCGCCTGACGGTTGCCCAAGACTGGAAGAGCGGCTACTACGAGGTCTCTCTTCATGGCCGACAACCCGATCAAGCGGCCGCAGCGGGCAGCCTATTCTTCATTGTCCGTGCAGCACCGTCTGCTAGTCAGTCCAAGATCTTGTTGCAGCTCTCCACCAACACCTACAATGCTTACACCAATTGGGGCGGCCATAGTCTGTATGGCTACCATGACCGCGATGGAATCCAAGGGCATCGCGTCTCGTTCGATCGTCCTATTCACTCTCAGTTTGGCAAGTGGGAACTGCCCTTCGTGCAGTGGGCCGAAGCGAATGGATACAACCTTGACTATGCGGCCAATAGCGACTTAGAATTCCATCCGGAGATCTTGGAAAACTACCAGTTGATCCTCAGTGTCGGCCATGATGAATACTGGTCCGCCCCGATGCGCGACCATCTAGAAGCCTACATTGCAGGGGGAGGAAACGTTGCGTTCTTCAGTGGCAACACCTGCTGTTGGCAAGTTCGAAGCGAGGACCAAGGTCGGGCACTCACTTCCTGGAAACAATCCTACAACATGGACCCGCTCTACCGCACTGGCGATCACGCCCTACTCAGCACTGCTTGGAGCCACCATCTGGTAGACCGTCCTGAAAACTCGCTAACTGGAGTTGGGTTCTTGTGGGGAGGCTACCAACGCAGCCATGGGCAGTTCATGGACGGTCCTGGCGCTTACACGGTCCATCGCCCTGACCACTGGCTGCTCGAGGGAACACGGCTCGAGCGAGGGCAATCCTTCGGTGGCAACGACACGATCGTAGGATACGAGTGCGATGGTTGCGAAATGGAATGGCGCGATGGCTTGCCGTTCCCCACGCACCGCGATGGCACACCGGAAGGCTTCACGATCCTGGGAACGTGTCCAGCTCGCTGGGCTCCTGGAGACAGCCTGTGGTACGATCGCTTTCCGGCCGACCGTATTGGCGCATCGGTCCTGGGCACTTACACACGGGGTGGTACCGTCGTAACTTGCGGGAGCACCGATTGGGCACACGGCCTAGCCGGGAACGATCCAGCAGTGGTACGCATCACGCGCAATGCGCTCGACCGGCTTTCAAAATAG
- a CDS encoding PepSY domain-containing protein: MLEKSQPTSAAIESKRRTRKFWSRLTILVRRVHLYAGLFLLPWVFMYGVTGAMYNHQTLFPEGDVHTISSDVVAKLPIAGIAAPDEIARQVVEALQAAAPDDSVELDTSHAAEFTSDIIFEVPADGDRHVVHMDPVGKGSWVATYPKNPETPVALLKDVRNLKLAEDPYVAARKSVADILGAAGIEAESAPKSVGWSKLNFLANVNGEQAKVTYVLRDGHVDVTRYAGEDGMTLRAFLLRLHTSHGTTPHWNGRMFWSLIVDIMAIAMVSWGVTGLIMWWTIKRTRRVGSVVMLLSVATAAAFFFAMEHFYATTTL; the protein is encoded by the coding sequence ATGTTAGAAAAATCACAACCGACAAGTGCAGCCATCGAATCCAAACGACGAACTCGCAAGTTCTGGTCACGATTAACAATTCTGGTGCGTCGCGTGCACCTCTACGCAGGCTTGTTCCTCCTGCCCTGGGTTTTCATGTACGGTGTGACTGGAGCGATGTACAACCATCAGACGCTCTTTCCGGAAGGGGATGTGCATACGATCTCATCCGACGTCGTAGCGAAGTTGCCGATTGCCGGTATCGCTGCGCCCGATGAGATTGCGCGCCAGGTGGTGGAAGCTTTGCAGGCGGCCGCGCCCGACGATTCGGTCGAGCTGGACACGTCGCACGCTGCGGAATTCACCAGCGACATTATCTTCGAAGTTCCCGCTGACGGCGATCGCCACGTGGTGCACATGGACCCGGTCGGAAAGGGCTCTTGGGTGGCCACGTATCCCAAGAACCCCGAGACACCTGTCGCTCTATTGAAGGATGTCCGCAACCTAAAACTCGCCGAAGATCCCTATGTTGCGGCCCGGAAGTCGGTGGCGGATATCTTAGGGGCAGCGGGCATTGAAGCAGAGTCTGCGCCGAAGTCGGTGGGGTGGTCCAAGTTGAATTTCTTAGCCAACGTCAATGGCGAGCAGGCCAAGGTAACCTACGTGCTGCGCGATGGTCATGTGGATGTCACGCGCTACGCTGGGGAAGATGGCATGACGCTCCGCGCGTTCCTGTTGCGTCTCCACACCTCTCATGGCACCACGCCTCATTGGAATGGACGCATGTTCTGGTCCCTGATCGTCGACATTATGGCCATCGCCATGGTGTCTTGGGGAGTGACTGGTTTGATCATGTGGTGGACCATTAAACGCACTCGCCGCGTGGGGAGTGTCGTCATGCTCTTGAGTGTGGCGACAGCGGCAGCGTTCTTTTTCGCGATGGAGCACTTTTACGCCACCACCACGCTCTAG
- a CDS encoding DUF1501 domain-containing protein, translating to MKQAPKGSFCGRVRREFLWQTGAGFGSVALSSMLGRDGFFSSTAAAASPSSNPLAAKPPHFAPKAKSIIFLFMYGGPSHIDTFDYKPNMIGMDGKTVNVSTFGRGGHRDGGRIVEPRWKFKQYGECGKWVSDLFPNVAQHVDDIAFLSSMTADSPIHGSAMLMMNSGKILSGAPALGSWVNYGLGSVNENLPGFVVMLDPTGGPISGAKNWSSGYMPATYQGTVLRSKGNPILDLQVPEGTTRDVQREMLDSIAAINGRHAQHQRENDALAARISSYELAYKMQEHAPEAVDMSTEDTETLELYGVNNPKTEDFGRRCIIARRLVERGVRCVQLYSGGAHNDDNWDAHGDLEKNHNKHAGATDQPVAALLQDLKRRGLLDSTLVVWGGEFGRQPTAEYAEGSGRDHNSFGFTMWMAGGGIKGGVTVGATDELGSTAVEKPMHVKRLHATILQQLGLDPNHLSYFYSGLDQKLVGVEHVSPIQEVIA from the coding sequence ATGAAACAAGCACCCAAAGGTTCATTCTGCGGCCGAGTACGACGCGAATTTCTGTGGCAAACTGGAGCTGGATTCGGTTCGGTCGCCCTTAGTTCGATGCTGGGACGCGACGGTTTTTTTAGTTCGACTGCTGCCGCAGCTTCTCCGAGCAGCAATCCGCTCGCCGCCAAGCCGCCGCATTTCGCGCCCAAAGCCAAGAGCATCATCTTCCTGTTCATGTACGGCGGACCGAGCCACATCGATACCTTCGACTACAAGCCGAACATGATCGGCATGGATGGCAAGACGGTCAACGTGTCCACCTTTGGACGTGGTGGACACCGCGATGGCGGACGCATCGTCGAACCACGTTGGAAATTCAAACAGTACGGCGAATGTGGCAAATGGGTGAGCGACCTGTTCCCCAACGTGGCGCAGCACGTCGATGACATCGCGTTCCTGAGCTCGATGACCGCGGACTCTCCCATCCACGGGTCTGCCATGCTGATGATGAACTCCGGCAAGATCCTCAGCGGTGCCCCTGCGCTCGGATCATGGGTCAATTACGGCCTCGGATCCGTCAACGAAAACCTTCCCGGCTTTGTCGTGATGCTCGACCCCACCGGCGGCCCCATCAGTGGCGCGAAGAATTGGTCCAGTGGCTATATGCCTGCGACCTACCAAGGAACTGTCTTGCGCAGTAAAGGCAATCCAATCCTCGACCTCCAAGTCCCTGAGGGGACTACCCGTGATGTGCAGCGTGAAATGCTGGACTCCATTGCTGCCATCAATGGCCGACACGCCCAGCACCAACGAGAAAATGATGCACTCGCTGCTCGGATCTCCAGTTACGAACTTGCCTACAAGATGCAAGAACATGCGCCCGAGGCAGTCGACATGAGTACCGAAGATACCGAAACACTCGAACTCTACGGGGTCAACAATCCCAAGACTGAGGATTTTGGTCGTCGCTGCATTATCGCGCGCCGCTTGGTCGAACGTGGCGTACGGTGTGTCCAACTCTACAGTGGTGGCGCCCACAACGATGACAACTGGGACGCACACGGAGATCTCGAGAAAAATCACAACAAGCATGCCGGCGCCACTGATCAACCCGTTGCAGCGCTCCTGCAGGACTTGAAGCGTCGAGGCCTGCTGGATTCCACGCTGGTCGTATGGGGGGGCGAATTCGGCAGACAGCCGACCGCCGAGTACGCCGAAGGGTCTGGCCGCGATCACAATTCCTTTGGATTCACCATGTGGATGGCCGGCGGCGGCATCAAGGGCGGAGTCACTGTGGGAGCCACCGACGAACTAGGCTCGACAGCCGTGGAAAAACCCATGCATGTCAAGCGTTTGCATGCCACCATCCTGCAGCAATTGGGGCTCGACCCCAATCACCTGAGCTACTTCTACAGTGGACTCGATCAAAAGCTCGTTGGGGTAGAACATGTCTCTCCCATCCAAGAAGTGATCGCCTGA